From the genome of Adhaeribacter pallidiroseus:
ATCGAATCGGCCTCTACCGCGGCGGTACCCACCTGGTACAGCAAAGGCTGAAAGGTATGGAAGTTTTGCTTATCGATTAAAATTACCTGTAAGTCGGCGCCCCGTAAGGCTTTCACTAACTCCATGCCGGCAAAGCCTCCCCCAATTATTATGACGCGGGCTTGACCCGTTTCTGCTATTTTGGCATTTTTAGTATTACTCGTGCTGGTAGCCATGCCATTCCATTTGTTTAAGGTGTATGAGGCCCCTTTGTTAAGCAAGGGCAACTTCTTTATTTTATCAATCTCTTTACTTCTTACGAAGAGCAAAAGTTTTAATGGCGGCAAAATCCCATATAAGCGTTTGCGGTAGTTGTTCGTTATAGGGTTAGTGCTTGCTCTGTAAAAAATTAAATGATACCAAAGTAGTAGTGGTTGTTCTTTAGAGCCAGTTCCCGGCTCCATGCTCTGGTGCTATCTGCCTAAATACGCTTATTTTGCTGCGGAATTTAGACAGCAGCTAAGCACAAAAAACAGCCGTTTGACTCAGAAGCACCTGCCCAGGTTCCAATACTACGCGACCGTATTCGGCAAATGGCATTGAGGAAAGAACGGCTAGCCAGAACGGAAGAATGAAACGAAGTTTGCTGGCTCTGGTGGTAAACATGAGGTAACCAATCCAAGAGGTAGCGCTGCTGCCCGGAAGCGGGAACCCAATCTAAAAAACCAAACTGATACCACTATCTCTAGGTACTAAGTAAGACCAGGCGTTCTGGTAGCACTATATACTCTAAGGAGTCGTTTTTTAAAATTTAAATTTAAACTGCTCACCCAACTCATTCTAAAAGTCATCGCGGTTATCCACCATTATTACCTCTAAGGTATCTAGATTTAAAGCTACGAGTTTGCCTAAGCCCGGGGGCCAGGAATACACACAACCGCCATCAATATTAATCACTGACTCGGCAGGTGGGCCAATACTGGCCATAATTTCGGAAGCCATGGTGGGCGTATGCCCGTGCACAATCCGCCGGCCTTGTGTAAATTTTTCTTTCACCTCAAAGTGCCGGATCCAAATCATTGCCTCGAAATCGGTAAACGGATTCGCCGCTTTAAAATTAAAACCGGCGTGTACCAGTAGGTAATCGGGCAACTCGTGGTAATAATCCAACTTAGCTATAAAATTTAGGTACTTTGCCGAAATATCCGCTACCTGCGGCGCATTAAAACTTTGCAAGGTGGTTTGTCCGCCGTTGCGCAGCCAGGTTGTTAAATACTGCGGGTTTTCCGGGGCTTGCAGCAATAAGTTTTCATGGTTGCCCATTAACGCCGTTATTTTAAAATTTTTGGCTTGCAATTCCATCATAAAATCCAGCACTCCCTTTGAATCCGGGCCACGATCAATGTAATCGCCCAGCAGGTAAAGCTGATCGGTAAGTTGCAGTTGCAAACGTTCTTCTACCAGAAACCGAAAAGTTTTAGCACAACCATGAATATCGGAAATAGCGTATCGATTCAATTTTAAGTTTGGTTACAGGTTAAAGGTTGCAAGTTACAGGTTGGAAAGTTTTAAGGTTACGGGTTGCAGATTGGAAGTTTTAGATTTTTTAATTCTGACTGGCGATTACTACAGGAATGTTAGCTGATAGATATCCGTTTGAGATATTGAAGAATTTTGTTCTGGATAAATCTTCTGTAAAATCAAATTTTAAACTTGCAACCTGCAACTTATAACCCCCACTCTGTAACCTAATTAAATCAGTTTTTGAATAAATTGCTCCATCCGGGTACGGGTAAGGGTATCGGGCAAGCGACCATAACCAGCTTGCATGTTATCAACCAGGTGTTTTATCTTAGAGGTAGCCGGAATAACACAGGTGATAGCGGGGTTACCTAATATATACTTCAGAAAAAACTGACCCCAACTAAAACAATCAAACTCCTGGGCCCACTCCGGTAAAGGTTTATCTTTAACTGCACTAAACAAACTGCCACTTTCAAAAGGCCGGTTTACAATTACGGCGATGTTTTTTTCTTGGGCCAAAGGCAATAACCGGTTAGCGGCTTCGCGGGTGGTAATATTGTAATTAAGCTGCACAAAGTCGATGGGCTCCGAGCGCATGATTTTTTCCAGGTTATCGTGTGCGCTAACCAAGTAGTGCGTTAGGCCAATGTACCGGATACGTTTAGCCTCTTTCCAGCCGCGCAAGGTTTTTAAATGGGTTTGCCAGTCTACCAGGTTATGAATTTGCATTAAGTCTAAGGGCTTGCTGCGCATTTCGCGCATCGAGGTTTCCATCTGGGTAATTCCGGCTTGTTGCCCCTGGGTCCAGACTTTAGTAGCCATAAATAGTTTTTTGGTAACGTTAAGTTCCGCCGCCAAGTCGCCCACCACCACTTCCGACTCTCCGTACATTGGTGACGAATCTATTAACTTGCCCCCTAAAGTTACAAACTGCTGCAATACTTCTTTTAACGGGGCCCGCATGGTTGCCGACGGGCTCACATCAAAAGTTTGCCAGGTACCTAATCCTACAGCAGGCAATAACTCACCGGTAGCGGGTATTTTGCGGAGCAGCATGGGAGCTGGTGTTGCTGCACTGTTAAGTGTTGGCGGTAAAAAGGCCGAAGCGCCCACCGCCGCGATCAGTTTAGTAGCTTCCCGGCGGGAGTATCCGGGTTTAGAGCGAGCATGGTTTTCCATAAAGCATTCCTAAAATTATACACATACTGCTACCCCTGTACGTAGTTTTTAAATAGCAGATCAGGTTTGTTTAAACGGGGCCACTACAAAATCCCAGAAGAAAGCGGCGCTTGCTTCCGGCCAAAACATAAACGCCTAAATCCCGAATAAGTTAGCTTATGTGGGATTTAGGCAAATTGATTTTAAAATGTATCATTCTGATTCTTAATATGGCAAAGAAGCCTTATAATGCGCCTAAAATTTTACGGGTTCTGTTATCTTTTAGAGCTAAAATTTAAAAAAATAGCTTGTTTATTCGCGCAGACTTTAAATGATGAACAAGGAAAAAGTCCTTTTATTTTGAAATAAGAAAAATACGATTATATTTGTTGCAAATAATTTAAATAAGCTTTTATGTTTCACGTCGCGACCCTGGCCATTATTAACCAAAATTGGAAGCTGAATCAGCTGGTCCGGGCCGTTTGTTGATATTTTTTTTATAGCATCATCAAAAAACCCGAACCGCCTTTGTTCGGGTTTTTTGTTTTATAACCGTATATATTTGAGAAATGAGTTCGCCAGTTTATGCCTCTAGTCGTGTGCCAAGCGCCTCAAACATGGTCAATAAAAAATTAACGGGACACGACCTGATGGAGTTAGGTTTTCCCGCCGGCAGATCTATTAATTTAGCTATCAGCCTCATGCAGAAACATTACGGTCACTTGTCTCCAGCGGCCCAGTTAGATGTACTCAGGCAAGCCTTACTGGCCCCAGATAAGTTTGTAACGCATACGGTACTGGGCGAAATTATTGCGGCTCTGGCCAAACAGCATCCAGAGCGGGGCGAAGTAACCTTGCACGTACAGCCAAAGCCTTACGCCGTATTTGGAGATAGCTTAATTGAAGCCGATGCTAAAGAACAAATGAATTTAGCGATGCGCTTGCCCGTAACGGTGCACGGCGCCTTAATGCCCGATACCCATAAAGGCCACGGTTTACCCATTGGCGGCGTTTTAGCTACCGCCGGTGTAGTTATTCCGTACGCCGTAGGCATGGACATTGCCTGCCGCATGCACTTTACGTTATATCCGGTGCCGGCAGCAGTGTTGGAGCAAAAAAAGCAACAATTCAAACAAATGCTGCAAGACCAAACCCGCTTTGGTGTAAATACCGGCTTTGAAAAACCCCGGGAGCACCGCGTTTTAGACCGGCCGGAGTTTAACCAAATTAAAATTTTACAGCAACTAAAAATGCGGGCCGCTCACCAACTGGGCAGCTCGGGTACCGGCAACCACTTTGTCGAGTTTGGGACTGTAACGCTAAACGCTAACCAAAACAGCTTTAACTTACCCGCCGGAGAATATGTCGGCATTTTGTCGCATTCGGGCGCGCGTAGTTTAGGTAAAAACATTGCGGCTTATTATACGCAAATTGCCATGGATACGTGCCGCTTACCCGTAGAAGCAAAATACCTGGCCTGGCTGGATTTGCAAACCCAGGCCGGTCAGGAATACTGGCTAGCCATGCAAATTGCCAACGAATACGCCTTGGCTTGCCACGAGCAAATTCACGAGCGGTTAAGCGCCAGTTTCGGAGAAAAGCCGGTGGCCCGCGTAGATAGCCCGCATAATTTTGCCTGGCAGGAACACTACCAAGGACAGGATGTAATTGTGCACCGGAAAGGGGCGGCTAAAGCCGCTGCCGGTATGGTTAACATCATACCGGGGTCCATGACCCAGCCCGGTTACCTCGTTCAGGGACTTGGCAACAAAGCCGCCATGGATTCCTCGTCGCACGGGGCCGGACGGGCCTTGTCGGCTAAACAAGCGGCGCAGGTGCTGTATCAAACCGAGATGAACGGCCTGGTAAAAGCTTTTGGCGTGGAACTGATTGGCGGCAGCTTACAAGAATCGCCGATGGCTTATAAAAATATGCATTACGTCATAGAAAGCCAGTTGCAGCAAGTAGAAGTATTAGGCACCTTTGCGCCCCGTATTGTGCGCATGGATCGTTAAAATAAATACGCGTTATTTACATGTAGTTAACCCCCGGCCATATGAAACAGGCCGCAAAACAGGGGTTTACAAAATTGGCAATTTTACCAACTTACAACTGGGCTTAATTAAGAAATTTTAAAATTTTAAGTATTTAGCTAAAATTTATTCGAACAAGTAGCAAAATAATTATTTTTTTGTCTAAAATTGAGTTTCCATGTATAACTCGGTGGTAACCTATCCGTTTTATAATTATAGTATAATAGTAATTTTAACGGGCGGAGGCATTTAGCTGCTGTTTAAAGAATATGAAAATCGTTACCTTAACTATAAACCCGGCTTTAGACAAAAGCACGCACGTCGAAAAGTTTGAGCCGGAACATAAATTGCGTTGTGCCGCCCCTATTTTTGAACCCGGTGGCGGCGGAATTAACGTTACCCGGGCCATTCGCAATTTGGGGGGTGACTCCCTGGCTTACTACTTATCGGGGGGCGCCACCGGCCAGGTACTGCAACAATTACTCGATGACGAAGGCATTACCCACATGCCTATTCCTTCGGTAAAATGGACCCGCGAAAATTTTTCGGTAACCGAAACCAGTACCGATAAACAATACCGCTTTGGGATGCCGGGCTCCGTTATTCCGGAATACGAGTGGCAATACAGCCTGATAAAATTAGAAAAAACGCTACCCAAACCCGAGTATATTGTGGCGAGCGGCTCGTTGCCCCGCGGCGTTCCCAACGATTTTTACGCCCGGGTAGCTACTATTGCCAAAAAAATCGGAGCGAAGTTAATACTAGATACCTCCGGCGAAGCTTTAATGCAGGCGGCTGGTATTGGCGTTTATTTACTAAAACCAAACCTGAACGAATTAGCCATGCTGGCCGGTAAAACCGATATCCAGGATGGTGAAATTGAACAATTTGGGAAACAATTGCTGGCGAATGGCATGTGCGAAGTATTGGTGGTTTCTATGGGTGGGGAAGGCGCGATGTTGATTACCAAAGACCAGGTGGAACATATTCCGGCCCCGAAGGTAAAAACCCGCAGCACGGTAGGTGCCGGCGATAGCATGGTAGCCGGCTTAGTTTACAAATTGTCTTTAGGCTGGTCTTTAAGCGATTCGGTGAAATACGGGGTGGCCGCCGGAGCCGCGGCGGTGATGTCGCCGGGTTCGGAGTTATGCCGCCGCGACGAAGTAGAAGAACTGTACAAATGGATTAAAGCGCAGAATCTGGTAGTAACGAATGCGTAGCTAACCGTAAAATTTAAAAAAAAGGCCGGAATCAAATCCGGCCTTTTTTATTGGCTACCCAGTCGGAAAAGGGCGTACCGCATACGCCCTTCCCCCAAATCCAGCAAAGATCAAATAAAATTTAAAAAACTGGAAGGCAAAAGAGTGCCTGAAGAAGAATCAGGCTATAATCCACTTGGATATCCCTGATTTATCCGATAGATTACAAAACAATACGCTTACCCGATTTTAGCATGACCGTAGAACAATACCTGCATATTATTACCCAACGCTACCAACAAGGCAACGCCACCGAACATACTTTTCGGGGCGATTTACAACAACTGATCGAAAGTTTGGTACCGGAAATACGGGCCACCAACGAACCCAAACGGCAAACCTGCGGCGCGCCCGATTACATTCTCACCCGAAAAGATATTCCGGTGGGTTTTATCGAAGCCAAAGACATCGGCGACAAAGATTTGAATGGCCAAAAGAAAACCGGCAACAAAGAACAGTTCGACCGCTACAAAGCTTCGCTGAACAACTTGCTGTTTACCGATTATTTAGATTTTCATTTGTACCGCGACGGGCAGTTTATTACCAAAATGGCCATTGCCGAAATCCAGCACGGCGTTATTGTGCCTTTACCCCAGAACTTTGCCGCTTTCATTAACTTACTCAAAGATTTTTGCACGCACATCGGGCAAACCATTAAAAGCTCCCGTAGGCTGGCCGAAATGATGGCCGGCAAAGCCCGTTTACTGGCCGAAGTAATTGAAAAAGCGTTGACCAGCGACCAAAACTACGACCAGGACAGCACGCTGAAGGACCAGATGCAGGCGTTTAAGCAAATTTTGATTCATGATATTACCCCGCGGGGTTTTGCCGACGTGTACGCCCAAACCATTGCGTACGGCATGTTTGCCGCCCGTTTGCACGATCCTACCTTGCCCACGTTCAGTCGCCAGGAAGCGGCCGAGTTGATACCGCGCTCGAACCCGTTTTTGCGCAAATTGTTTGGCTACATTGCCGGCCCCGACCTCGACGACCGCATTAAATGGATTGTGGATAGTTTGGTAGAAATATTTCTGGCCTGTAACGTCGAAGAATTGCTGCAAAACTACGGCAAAGCCACTAAAACCGAAGACCCGATAATTCATTTTTACGAGACGTTTCTGAGCGAGTACGACCCGGCTTTGCGCAAAGCGCGGGGCGTTTGGTACACGCCGCAGCCCGTGGTAAATTTTATTGTGCGGGCTGTAGACGATATTCTCAAAACCGAATTTAATTTACCGCAAGGCTTAGCCGACACCAGCAAGCTAAAAATAAAAAAAACCGTCGAAACCAAAGCCACCGCCGACCGCCGCTCGAAAGTAAAGCAGGAAACCATAGAGCAGGAAATACACCGGGTACAAATTCTGGACCCGGCCACCGGCACCGGCACTTTTCTGGCCGAAGTAGTAAAGCACATTCATAAAAAGTTTGCCGGGCAGCAAGGCATCTGGAGCAATTACGTGGAGAACCATTTGCTGCCCCGTTTGAACGGTTTTGAGTTGCTGATGGCCAGTTACGCCATGGCGCATTTAAAACTGGATTTGTTGTTAACCGAAACCCATTACAAACCCACCCGCGACCAGCGTTTGCGGGTATACCTCACCAACAGCTTAGAAGAACACCACCCCGACACCGGCACCTTGTTCGCCAACTGGCTCAGCACCGAAGCCAACGAAGCCAACCACCTTAAACGCGATACGCCCGTCATGTGCGTCATCGGCAATCCGCCTTATAGCGGCGAAAGCGCGAACAAAGGCGATTGGATTATGAGTTTGATGGAAGATTATAAAAAAGAACCGGGCGGAAAAGAAAAATTAAAAGAGCAAAACTCAAAATTTATTAATGATGATTATGTTAAATTTTTGCGTTTTGGACAACATTTAATTGAAAAAAACGGTAGCGGAATTTTAGCATTTATTAACCCGCATGGTTTTTTAGATAATCCAACTTTTAGAGGAATGCGCTGGAATTTGCTAAAAACTTATGATAAAATATATACCATTGATTTACATGGAAATGCAAAGAAAAAGAAAGTTGCACCCGATGGTACAGCGGACATAAACGTCTTTGATATTGAACAGGGTGTTTCAATTAATTTCTTTATTAAAACTGGAAAAAAAAAGGCAGATGAGCTAGGCCAAGTTTTTCATTTCGATTTGTTCGGAAGGCGCGAATTAAAATACAATTTCTTGTTAAACAATTCAATTAAATCAATTACGTTTAACAATTTCACACCTTTTCAAAACAATTACCTTTTCAAAAAAGTTGATAACACTTCTTTAAACAAATATAATGAAGGAATAAACCCAGTTACTTTATTTCAAATTAATGTTATGGGTTTTCAAACTCATAGAGACGACTTTGCAATTGATTTTAATAAAACTGAAATTCAAAAGAGAGCATCTGATCTACTAAACAAGAGTTTATCTAATGAAGAACTCTACAAAAAATACAAAATAAATGATAATAGAGATTGGAAACTATTTAAGGCACGAGCCGAAATTCAAAGTGATGTAAATTGGAATGAGAAAATTATTAATTGTGGCTACAGACCTTTTGATAACCGGCCTTGTTACTTTAGTTATGTTATGATGGATTATCCACGTAAAGAGTTAATTCAAAATGTTTTAAATAAAGACAATTTATTACTTGGCATTGGAAGACAGGGTATGGCTGTAGGTGATATAGAATGGTGTCTTAGCATAGTATCAATATATCCAGTTGATGCAAATGTGTTTAGAAGAGGTGGTGTAAATCTTTTCCCTCTCTACCTCTATCCCAAATCCGACGGCCAGCAAAGCATCGAGCCATCCGCGGCCAGAAAGCCCAACTTAAACCCAACCCTAGTGCAGCAAATTGCCGATAACTT
Proteins encoded in this window:
- a CDS encoding metallophosphoesterase family protein; protein product: MNRYAISDIHGCAKTFRFLVEERLQLQLTDQLYLLGDYIDRGPDSKGVLDFMMELQAKNFKITALMGNHENLLLQAPENPQYLTTWLRNGGQTTLQSFNAPQVADISAKYLNFIAKLDYYHELPDYLLVHAGFNFKAANPFTDFEAMIWIRHFEVKEKFTQGRRIVHGHTPTMASEIMASIGPPAESVINIDGGCVYSWPPGLGKLVALNLDTLEVIMVDNRDDF
- a CDS encoding aldo/keto reductase, whose product is MENHARSKPGYSRREATKLIAAVGASAFLPPTLNSAATPAPMLLRKIPATGELLPAVGLGTWQTFDVSPSATMRAPLKEVLQQFVTLGGKLIDSSPMYGESEVVVGDLAAELNVTKKLFMATKVWTQGQQAGITQMETSMREMRSKPLDLMQIHNLVDWQTHLKTLRGWKEAKRIRYIGLTHYLVSAHDNLEKIMRSEPIDFVQLNYNITTREAANRLLPLAQEKNIAVIVNRPFESGSLFSAVKDKPLPEWAQEFDCFSWGQFFLKYILGNPAITCVIPATSKIKHLVDNMQAGYGRLPDTLTRTRMEQFIQKLI
- a CDS encoding RtcB family protein, which codes for MVNKKLTGHDLMELGFPAGRSINLAISLMQKHYGHLSPAAQLDVLRQALLAPDKFVTHTVLGEIIAALAKQHPERGEVTLHVQPKPYAVFGDSLIEADAKEQMNLAMRLPVTVHGALMPDTHKGHGLPIGGVLATAGVVIPYAVGMDIACRMHFTLYPVPAAVLEQKKQQFKQMLQDQTRFGVNTGFEKPREHRVLDRPEFNQIKILQQLKMRAAHQLGSSGTGNHFVEFGTVTLNANQNSFNLPAGEYVGILSHSGARSLGKNIAAYYTQIAMDTCRLPVEAKYLAWLDLQTQAGQEYWLAMQIANEYALACHEQIHERLSASFGEKPVARVDSPHNFAWQEHYQGQDVIVHRKGAAKAAAGMVNIIPGSMTQPGYLVQGLGNKAAMDSSSHGAGRALSAKQAAQVLYQTEMNGLVKAFGVELIGGSLQESPMAYKNMHYVIESQLQQVEVLGTFAPRIVRMDR
- a CDS encoding 1-phosphofructokinase family hexose kinase; the encoded protein is MKIVTLTINPALDKSTHVEKFEPEHKLRCAAPIFEPGGGGINVTRAIRNLGGDSLAYYLSGGATGQVLQQLLDDEGITHMPIPSVKWTRENFSVTETSTDKQYRFGMPGSVIPEYEWQYSLIKLEKTLPKPEYIVASGSLPRGVPNDFYARVATIAKKIGAKLILDTSGEALMQAAGIGVYLLKPNLNELAMLAGKTDIQDGEIEQFGKQLLANGMCEVLVVSMGGEGAMLITKDQVEHIPAPKVKTRSTVGAGDSMVAGLVYKLSLGWSLSDSVKYGVAAGAAAVMSPGSELCRRDEVEELYKWIKAQNLVVTNA
- a CDS encoding type ISP restriction/modification enzyme translates to MTVEQYLHIITQRYQQGNATEHTFRGDLQQLIESLVPEIRATNEPKRQTCGAPDYILTRKDIPVGFIEAKDIGDKDLNGQKKTGNKEQFDRYKASLNNLLFTDYLDFHLYRDGQFITKMAIAEIQHGVIVPLPQNFAAFINLLKDFCTHIGQTIKSSRRLAEMMAGKARLLAEVIEKALTSDQNYDQDSTLKDQMQAFKQILIHDITPRGFADVYAQTIAYGMFAARLHDPTLPTFSRQEAAELIPRSNPFLRKLFGYIAGPDLDDRIKWIVDSLVEIFLACNVEELLQNYGKATKTEDPIIHFYETFLSEYDPALRKARGVWYTPQPVVNFIVRAVDDILKTEFNLPQGLADTSKLKIKKTVETKATADRRSKVKQETIEQEIHRVQILDPATGTGTFLAEVVKHIHKKFAGQQGIWSNYVENHLLPRLNGFELLMASYAMAHLKLDLLLTETHYKPTRDQRLRVYLTNSLEEHHPDTGTLFANWLSTEANEANHLKRDTPVMCVIGNPPYSGESANKGDWIMSLMEDYKKEPGGKEKLKEQNSKFINDDYVKFLRFGQHLIEKNGSGILAFINPHGFLDNPTFRGMRWNLLKTYDKIYTIDLHGNAKKKKVAPDGTADINVFDIEQGVSINFFIKTGKKKADELGQVFHFDLFGRRELKYNFLLNNSIKSITFNNFTPFQNNYLFKKVDNTSLNKYNEGINPVTLFQINVMGFQTHRDDFAIDFNKTEIQKRASDLLNKSLSNEELYKKYKINDNRDWKLFKARAEIQSDVNWNEKIINCGYRPFDNRPCYFSYVMMDYPRKELIQNVLNKDNLLLGIGRQGMAVGDIEWCLSIVSIYPVDANVFRRGGVNLFPLYLYPKSDGQQSIEPSAARKPNLNPTLVQQIADNLGLTFTPEKETEGEVCFANSSDVRTEFKNSFAPIDLLDYIYAVLHSPTYREKYKEFLKIDFPRVPYPKNPDVFWQLVKLGGELRQIHLLESPAVENYITQYPADGSNVVDKVRFIPYAYAETPPGEEHPDYLGDVYINETQYFAGVPTSAWEFYIGGYQPAQKWLKDRKGRSLDFDDILHYQKIIVALAETNRLMAEIEKISFE